From Kwoniella europaea PYCC6329 chromosome 3, complete sequence, one genomic window encodes:
- a CDS encoding dTDP-4-dehydrorhamnose reductase codes for MTKKTVVVTGASGLLGRAVVSHFQAKGDEVIKLANSRAKKDASYTKLDLMDKEAVNGFFQTHPTIDGAAERRPDVAEADPEKAARINAEVPAHLSALANQRKFLLIYISTDYVFNGRNPPYEVDAQPDPLQMYGRQKLDGEKAVLAEREKGANVIVLRVPILYGKTEYNAESAVNILQDVVEDQSGKKYKMDAYQVRFPTNVEDVARVLYDLSHLDKPLPSILHYATPSPALTKYDMTQLIAQHLNLPIDHIIKDTNKPGPDATPRPENTQLSTKALKELGVDVGERKSFGDWWGDYIAEVK; via the exons atgacgaagaaaaCAGTCGTGGTCACAG GCGCATCGGGTTTACTTGGTCGAGCGGTAGTTTCCCACTTCCAAGctaaaggtgatgaag TGATCAAACTTGCTAACTCTCGAGCCAAGAAAGATGCAAGTTACACTAAACTTGATCTAATGGACAAAGAAGCTGTGAATGGTTTCTTCCAGACTCATCCTACTATAGATG GTGCTGCTGAAAGAAGACCAGACGTTGCTGAGGCC GATCCAGAAAAAGCAGCCAGA ATAAACGCAGAAGTGCCAGCACATCTATCAGCCCTAGCCAACCAACGAAAGTTCCTCTTAATTTACATTTCAACCGATTACGTGTTTAACGGTAGAAA TCCACCTTACGAGGTAGACGCTCAACCTGATCCTCTGCAAATGTATGGTCGACAAAAGCTAGATGGTGAGAAAGCCGTATTGgcggagagggagaaaggtGCGAACGTGATTGTTTTGAGGGTCCCCATTCT ATACGGTAAGACTGAATACAACGCTGAATCTGCGGTCAACATATTgcaagatg TTGTCGAAGATCAATCAGGAAAAAAGTACAAGATGGATGCCTATCAAGTTAGGTTCCCTACGAATGTGGAAGATGTAGCTAGGGTCTTATACGATCTATCTC ACCTCGACAAACCCCTTCCTTCGATCCTTCATTACGCGACGCCTTCACCTGCTCTGACAAAATACGATATGACGCAATTGATTGCTCAACACCTCAACCTTCCCATTGATCATATAATCAAAGACACCAATAAACCTGGTCCTGACGCTACACCTCGTCCGGAGAATACTCAATTATCTACCAAAGCATTGAAAGAGCTGGGTGTGGATGTaggggaaagaaagagtTTCGGGGACTGGTGGGGTGATTATATAGCTGAAGTGAAATGA